A window of the Paenibacillus woosongensis genome harbors these coding sequences:
- a CDS encoding pyridoxamine 5'-phosphate oxidase family protein gives MRNHDNDAAVLSPHLYSLLNGTDLPDKQHVAFMLLTVTEQNWPHTAMISAGEIVALNPSTLRLGLWENTVTTRNMTRTGQAMLVVISGQAACYIRLSLMRLPDLANAKHPRTRFEAKVADCREDIAQYADIISGVQIRLKEPETVLQRWQETIEELKS, from the coding sequence ATGCGTAATCACGATAATGACGCTGCGGTTCTGTCTCCTCACTTATATTCGCTGCTAAACGGGACAGATTTGCCGGACAAACAGCATGTGGCCTTTATGCTGCTCACCGTTACGGAGCAAAATTGGCCGCATACGGCGATGATCAGCGCAGGCGAAATCGTCGCTTTAAATCCGTCCACACTTAGGCTCGGTTTATGGGAAAATACGGTCACGACGCGCAATATGACCCGCACAGGACAAGCGATGCTCGTCGTTATTTCGGGCCAGGCCGCATGTTATATCCGGTTATCGCTAATGAGACTGCCTGACCTTGCCAATGCCAAGCATCCGCGAACCCGCTTTGAAGCTAAAGTCGCGGATTGCCGGGAGGACATTGCGCAATATGCCGACATTATTTCCGGCGTGCAAATTCGGCTGAAGGAGCCGGAGACAGTACTGCAGCGTTGGCAGGAGACGATTGAGGAGCTGAAATCTTGA
- a CDS encoding peroxiredoxin family protein, which translates to MRKNWIAIIVLLGLIGWGVYDYMTKADVNPITAGESAMEDDSVPIGLKVGNRAPDFTLYNLDGNEVKLSDYRGKTVLLNFWASWCPPCRLEMPHMEKFYAKYADKDAVVLAVNMTHLEEGKEHVKSFLEDFGLTFPHALDETGRITDQYQVIAYPTTYVLNAKGVITQRFQGAIDHNIMKEAYSKAVK; encoded by the coding sequence ATGAGAAAAAACTGGATCGCCATCATCGTGCTTCTGGGCTTGATCGGTTGGGGTGTGTATGATTACATGACTAAAGCAGATGTCAACCCGATAACGGCTGGGGAGTCAGCCATGGAGGATGATTCTGTTCCAATCGGCTTGAAGGTCGGCAATCGTGCACCGGATTTCACTTTGTACAATCTGGATGGAAACGAAGTGAAGCTAAGCGATTATCGCGGCAAGACGGTGCTGCTTAATTTCTGGGCTAGCTGGTGTCCGCCATGCCGGCTGGAGATGCCTCATATGGAGAAGTTTTATGCGAAATATGCTGATAAGGATGCGGTTGTGCTGGCGGTCAATATGACTCACTTGGAAGAAGGCAAGGAACATGTGAAGTCTTTCCTCGAGGATTTCGGCTTGACGTTTCCACATGCGCTCGATGAGACGGGGCGCATCACCGATCAGTATCAGGTCATTGCCTATCCAACGACCTATGTGCTCAATGCCAAAGGCGTAATCACCCAGAGATTTCAGGGAGCGATCGATCATAATATCATGAAGGAAGCATATTCGAAGGCGGTGAAGTAG